The Dermacentor silvarum isolate Dsil-2018 chromosome 11, BIME_Dsil_1.4, whole genome shotgun sequence region TTGAGCCATTGAAGAGTTAGAACCATTAACAGCGGTGAACTGAACGCGAGATGAGAGGAAGTCTTATCATAAAACCTGAAGGTTAATATTGAGATGCGATAACTTGAGTAGTAATCTATGGTGGGGACCCGATCAGCCTTAGAAAAATCgagaaacaaagcgtcgacttgaatccCGGCGTCTATTAAAGTAAATAAGTTGTTAGTAAATCCAGAAAGCTGAGTGTCGCAAGAAaatcccttgcgaaaaccgtgctgatatttAAATATGATGTTGTGATCTTCAAGGTAATTAATGATCTGGGTGTGTATGACATGTTCAAGGAGCTTTGAGAAGGTGCAAGTCAATGAAATGGGTCTATAGTTTAGGGGACCAGAGCGGACGCCAGATTTGAAAATTGGCACTACTTTAACTACTCGCCAGTCACGAGGGATGAAGCCAGATGATAAAGAGTGAGAAAACAGTGAGAAAACAGAAAATATTTTAAAGTATTTTGCAGTTAGAGCCAAGTGGAGTATCTGCATCACATGCACCGCTCCTAAGAGCGGAGCAACTCCTAAGATGCTAAGAAGGGCATGTGCATAATGACCATACTGGCAGTTTTGGCTGTGGCTTTGCTTCAACACGTGAGCTAATAGCCTGAGCTAGCTACCTTGAAGATAAGACAATCGTTTTAGTGGAGTGTTCATATGTGTATGATTTTTTTTCATGCGAAGCTTGGCCACAGACAGCTTGAAGGGCTTATTTTTACTTTTCGCCAACTCAATTAACTTTTTTCTAGCTTCTCGTGTCAACGGCGAACAGTCCTCCCGGATTTAAAAGGCAGATTCCTTTAGCTTGCGTGCAGATGCTAGAACGGTTTGCTCATCCTTGAAGAAAGCAAACGTAGCTATAATCGGTCTGCGTTTATCCTTCAGTGAACACGCCCAACCTGTGTACGCGCTCCAATTGTGTGCTCGTTATTTGTATTTCAAGCTTCTCAGAATAGAAATGAATAATTTTTTTCCGAAGCAACCTAGTCCTCTTTTTCTTTGTCTTCCAATCCAAAATACAAAAGATTGCAGCGACGCATCTGATTCTCAGTGTTATTGTACATTGCGGCAACAGTCTGCAATTGATCGTTTATGCCGCTCAATGATCTGTGGCCGGCATTATTATCAGTCAGATTAAGCGAGTCAGGGGCAGTTTTAATAGGTGAAAGTTTAGCTGTCAAGCTGGCGACTTCCCCAGATATGGCATTTGCTCGTCGGTTAGGCGCATGACTTCACTAGCAGTAACTTTTTGTTCTTCTTTCAGGTGCCTTACTTCACTATCCACTGCCTCCTGCTTCGGTATTATAGTTCGTGGTTCGCCCAGTATAGCCTGCTGTCCAGCATCTAATTTACGAACGATTTCTAATACGGGTTGCCTGGTGTTGGCTAAGAAATCAAGAACAGGCCCGGGGTTACATTCTACCTGCAATCAACAACAGCATCTTCGACAAAGCACAATACAGTCCGTGAAGCAACAAGCAACGTACGCGTATATCTTTCAAGCAACTTCACTGGGACTGATGTATCAAAAAAGATGTCGTGATACTGCTAGCACCGAAGATTATTACAGCGAATcagtatatggctaggttctaacggatcgcgtccgcggacaaaacggcgcgtagaacaacaattagaaaaagtgggccgatcctggtgatagtgcagaaagggtgcaagctcaacggcacatacccctgtggtctcggggacctgtaacgcgcccttgaactacccttgtcacacgtgggacccaaagagacaagaACAATGCGcccggagcgatgaacgctgttgcccaaacgccaGTCTACGTATGACAATGCgcgtcgaaacgtcagtgataagcAAAAACAAAAGTCAGTGGTCAAACAAAAGAAATTCTCAGATTGACATTAGAGACAAACTGTATGCAAACTACATGGCCACACGCGACCCAGATATATTAAAAACGTTTAACGTGTTCCGCAATAAATTAACGAAGGAGATTAGAGCTGCAAGAAATGATTACATTTGTAATTTCTTTCAGAGTTCTGCAGGAAAAACAAACGAAATATGAAAAAAACTAAATGTAGTTCTACTTCTAAATCGCCACACAAACTTTAGCTTCGTTACAAAATTGAGCGTAACAATAAAGAGATCACAGGCACTGGTTTAGCGGACGAATTCAACATCATCAGAACTAAAAACCAGGGATCCCTTTTTTTTAGTCCTGTAATAGAACCTGAGGTTATTTCGGTGTTCCGAGAACTAAATAACGGTGAAAGCAGCAACGCAGACGGTATAAAAGTTGTACCTGTCAAATATGAAAAATTTCAAATATGAAAAATATGAAATATCAaaatgaaaccgaaactaggTTCATCTCAgtagcagcaattgaagtgggaggtaagacaccaaggcaaccagtaggtaagctctcccaagaaacaaattacctaataaagaaacgacaaaacatgagaatgtccaactcaagagatcagatagaattcgctgaactgtcaaaactgatcaacaagaagaaagtaagggatattcgaaattatatcGTAGGAAAGGTTGGgcaagccgtaaaatatggacggagcattaaatcagtaagaagaaagcttggcataggacaaggcaagatgtatgcactgaaagataagcatggaaatatcatcagaaatttcaatgacatagtaaaagcagcggaagaattctatactgacctgtacagtgcccaaaacagccaagctagtttcattcgaaaaagtgatgaaccggatacagaggctccttctataactagcgatgaagttagaaggctcttacaagacatgaccaggggaaaaactgttggagaagttggaataacagtcgatttaatcaaggatggtgGAGATATCATacttaaaaagcttgcggccctttatacgctacgcctcacgacttcaagtgtaccagaaagctggaagaacgccaacattatactcatccataagaagggagacgttaaagaatgaaataattatagatccattagcttgctttcagtattgtataaaatattcaccaaggtaatttcaagtagaatcagggcaacactttacttgagccaaccaagagaacaggctggcttcaggaagggatattctacgatggatcatttccatgtcatcaaccaggtaatagagaaatctgcggagtacactcaacctctctatatagctttcatagattatgaaaaagcatttggttgagtagagataccagcagtcatagaggcattacgcaaccaaggagtacaggatgcttacgtgaatatattggcaaatatctacaaggatggcacagaaaccttggttctacacaagaaaagtagaaagttgcctatcaagaaaggggtcaggcaaggagacacatctctctaatgctgttcactgcatgcttagaagtattattcaagctcttagactgggaaggcttaggagtgagaatcaatggcgaatatctcagcagccttcggtttgcagatgacattgtcctattcagcaataatggggacgaattacagcaaatgattaaggaccttaaccgagaaagtgtaagagttgggttggaagatgaatatgcagaagacaaagataatgttcaatagcctggcaggggaacaagaattaaggatcgccagtcaacctccagggtctgtaaaggagtacgtttatctaggtcaattactcacaggggacgctgatcacgagaaagaaatttacagaagaaaaaaattcggttggagtgcatacggcaggcattgccaaatcctgactgggagcttaccactgtcgttgaaaagaaaagtgtacaatcattgcattctaccggtgctaacacatggggcagacacttggaggttaacaaagaagctcttgaacaagttaaggaccacacaaagagcgatgaaacaaaaaaatatgaggcctaacgttaagagacaggaagagagcggtgtggatcagaaaaaacggggatagccgatattctagttaacattaggTGGAAAAAGTGAAGttgggcagggcatgtaatgcgtaggatggataaacggtggaccattagagttacagaatggataccaagagaagggaagcgcagtcgaggacggcagaaaactaggtagggtgatgaatttaggaaatttgcaggcgcaacttggaatcagctagcgcaagataggggtaattggagatcgcagacaCAGGcgctcgtcctgcagtggacataaatataaggcTGGTGATGACATCCGCCGAGGTGCCGAGTGACCCAGCATCCACAGCAGCGCCTAAACTGGGAGGGTCAGCCAAGAAAACTTCGCTTTGAAAATACACACGTGTCTAAATTTTTGCGCAACTATTGTAGTGTGAATATTAaagctgctgctgttgctactactactacgctTTTTAGACAGCCTACGCTATGGTAACGCTTTCCTCCCCTGTGTGCGAAGCTATCTGCCTGCCGACCAATCTCACACCCTAATTTATAGTTCTGTGGCAGTTtaggctagttggtattccatagtCTAATATAAAGTTTAAAAGCGCAAACATACACACGACGACAAGAAACACAGACAAGCGCTTACTTTTAACTGAATTTAATGCGACAAACCGATTATTTTTATACATGTTCCTAGAAAGCAGTATTACAGATAAGGGAGAAGACCGCCACGTGTGGAAATAAGACCTTCACCAAACGTGAGGCGTTGGTGGTTAATCAAAGCACCGCGAACTACTGTCACACCGGCCGTCACTTTCCAAGAAAGACAGTTCATTTTCTGATAAAGACACAGAAGGCTTACTGACCCACGTACACTCCTCCCGTTTCATTTGTGTCGCTTCGACTATAACTCGAGCGCGAACATCATTGTGCTTATAAATTATCGTGGTGTCTTCAAACACTGGTGTACAGCGACAGCTATTACAATGTACAGCCAAAAAAAAAaccacagcatatccacggggtgaatgatgatgagtgggcgaagctcctgagggaatcatcggatctcccgcttaaggggacgctagcacaaacgcgttagaaacgtgcagtactctctagtaagggggagcggccacagcgtcttacgcagccattttcacatgccggaacgtgcaccgcgttttccgacgccatcacatgactgctgagagagtataccccccgtattcataaacgctcctcgacttgaacttgacttgccaccactttgggcagcgcgttcgaaacgtgttgaaggtaaggcggagaggccacagcgtcttacaccagcttcttacatgggccgtaacgcgctagcacaaacgcgttagaaacgcgctagaaacgcggcctttcgttaatgttgggtatttatagccatcgtggtgcgcgtgtccatgtccgcttcgtggcgtagtgttccaggagtctgttccctcgaatgtatgttttaacacgaaagtgttttatgcgggGGTCCacccaagacttcactgacgtatttccgtcacggaaatacgtcatagaacataatacaaagaaagaaaccagaagaaaaagttccacaaacatggaaaatttggaaatcgaacccacgacctctcggtccgcgacgatagatcgccgagcgtttaacccattgcgccacaaacgcatttgcagagagctacacagacgcgccttatatatctaacactcctccgtgtacccgcgctcttgctcggggcggtgccgccgcctacgagcagaaaagagaagtactgcattatgacactaacgcgcaccgacagtgaacgcttcggtggtctcagccctacgacgcctcgatgccagcattcgaagggacgctggcatcaagaagcactaccaacgccacctaggtggcgttggtagtggcgttcaccgtactcagcacagcagagcgtggcctccgcaattagctctgaaaatgtttctgaagttgatcgcggaggctgcaattacgacgcgctgtacgcgctgatttgactcggtgacgattcagttacgcgctttgtcttgcgcgttgtattagtgtgtcagttacgtgcttcgtctttcgcgtagtgctagcgtgtgcagcgtagtgcagcttccatatgcaccgaCGGTGTTTCTCCGCTGTCTACTGATACGAGTGTGATGGCACCGACTACGAAAACTGCGGCATTAAGCGCCGtcgaaagacaacgacgtcggcgAGCTAACGTCGCGCAAGTGAGTTTAGTGCAGCGATGGACACGCCAGGGGGGAGCGGGAGGCCTTCGCGCGTTCACGGCTCAAGCTGAGAACTCTGCCTCTCGCTTTCCAGAAGTTCACCGCATCGCGACCCAACTGGCTGCCATACACACATCCAACCAAGACCGAAATGatcgtaccttcgccgaagcgaccCGCCAGCGGGACGCCGCTCGACAATACGACGCAGGATGCCCAGCACACCCACAGGATGGTCCACGACCCGCAAATCATGCACccttcgctgcagcggaccgcgaGTTCACCAAACGATTCAGTGACAACCCGTTTGGTTTCGCCTGCACAGTTTGCGAACGCCTGTGGTTCACGTGTGATTTGCGCGATGCTCCGCCGCGTGCAATGCAGTGTCTCCGGACAATGTATCCCGGTCGCGAGTCTTTCCAAGACTTCCGCTTATGTGCCAACTGTCGAGGATTCTTGTGCAATGGTAAGGTGCCCCTGATGTCGACTTGCAACGGCTTTAATTACCCGGAGTACCCAACCCATCTACCTCCCCTCGATTGCATCTCCGAGCGGCTCATATCGCCCAGATTGCCGTTTATGCAGATCAGACGTTTGCGAAACGCCGTTGGTAACTTCGGGGTCGTGGGCCAGGTCGTCAACGTTCCGGTTGACGTCAAcaccatggtgacgtcactaccGAGGCACTTGCACGACGACCACGCCATTAATGTGCACATAAAGCGCCATGTGATACACAAGTCGTCATACTTGACCGGGATCGTGAAGAAACGCACCGTGAAGGCTTGGCTACGATACCTCCACACAACGCCTCTCTACAAGCAATACAATGTCGTTATCGACCAAAATTTCTTGAACGAGACTGATGAGGTTATAAACGGCCATGCCACGGATGATATGATTGAAAGCTGCGAGCGTGACGCTTCCGACTACGACATGATGCTCGCCCAACAGCACACCATGTTGTGGAACGAGGACAAGTATCTCAGCTTGTGCCCCGGAGCCAATCAAGTGCCTTTAAGTCtcctctttgacgaacatgctgaagAACTTTCGTTTCCCGCGATATACCTCGGCCAACCAAGAACATTCACAGTGGACCGTGTGACTGCTTTCATGTTGGCATCCAGTGAAATCAGGCGAAAAGATCGCCGTGGAGCCACGCCCCAGCATATCTTGTACATGGCTATGAAAGTGCTGCGCATTCGCATACGAGACGGAATGCAAGTCACCTTCCGAAGCACACGTGACACAGCCGGTATCACAAAGCGCATGATTGAGGACATTGACTTCATCGAGACGTGCGTGAACAACAGTCTCTCATTCCTCAGGACGATCCCCAACTCGCTATCCTACTGGTCAGCTCGAAAAAAGGATGTTTTCTCCATGATGAGACAGCTAGGTAAACCGACTGTTTTCCTGACACTCAGCTCCTCAGAGTTTCGCTGGCCCGATCTGCTTCACCTACTGTACCGCCTGCGAAATGATGGAGCGCCCTTTCACGGAGACCCTCTGAACGACATGACAGCCTTGCAACGAACGGAGCTGGTGAACCAAGACCCTGTGACATGCGTGCTGTATTTCAACAAGCTCGTGGATGTCTTCCTCGCCATTCTGAAGCACCGCAGCGCCTCTCCGTTTGGAGATTACAGGGTTCTGGACTTCTTCAAACGAATCGAATTCCAGCACAGGGGAAGTGCACATGCCCACATTCTCCTGTGGCTGGACAATGATCCCCATGAAGAAGTCAGCGAGCACACGCCGAACACATGCCATCTGATCGACTCGCTTGTGAGCTTGGAACACAAAGACATCCTTCCGAGACCGGACGATCAACACCACTCGCATACGTTCACCTGCTATAAGAAGGCTGCATCAAAGTGTCGCTTTGGCGCCCCTTTCTggccaatgacacacacacgtgTGTTGCTCCCCATGAGCACTGACGATGAGCGCCGCAAGCTTTACCAGGACATCTTTCACAATATGCATGACCATCTCGAGACAAGAAGTTATGACAGTCTCGAAGCATTTTTAGCAGCACACGACATGGATGAAACTCGATACCTCGATGTCATCCGGGCTGGCATCAAGCGTCCTATGGTATTCTTGAAAAGGCGCATCGATCAGATTTGGGTGAGCCCTTTCAATCCCTACATTGGTACCAAGCTCCGTTCTAACATGGATCTGCAGTACATCCTAGAGGAGTACTCGTGCGCAACGTATGTCCTTGATTACATAAACAAGACGAATCGCGGTGTAAGCGACCTTCACCGCAAACTCATTCAGCTGCGTGAACAGTATCCCGATGCTGACTACACCGATACGTTGAAGAAACTGGGAATGGACGTTCTCAATAGTGTGGAAATGAGCAGCCAGGAGGCAGCTTGGTACCTTCTTCGGCTTGCCATGTCCAAGTCTAGTCGCGATATTGTGTTCATTCCTAGCTGCTGGTACGATGAGCGGCAGCGTGTCAAGAAGACACGCGCG contains the following coding sequences:
- the LOC119432693 gene encoding uncharacterized protein LOC119432693, whose product is MSTCNGFNYPEYPTHLPPLDCISERLISPRLPFMQIRRLRNAVGNFGVVGQVVNVPVDVNTMVTSLPRHLHDDHAINVHIKRHVIHKSSYLTGIVKKRTVKAWLRYLHTTPLYKQYNVVIDQNFLNETDEVINGHATDDMIESCERDASDYDMMLAQQHTMLWNEDKYLSLCPGANQVPLSLLFDEHAEELSFPAIYLGQPRTFTVDRVTAFMLASSEIRRKDRRGATPQHILYMAMKVLRIRIRDGMQVTFRSTRDTAGITKRMIEDIDFIETCVNNSLSFLRTIPNSLSYWSARKKDVFSMMRQLGKPTVFLTLSSSEFRWPDLLHLLYRLRNDGAPFHGDPLNDMTALQRTELVNQDPVTCVLYFNKLVDVFLAILKHRSASPFGDYRVLDFFKRIEFQHRGSAHAHILLWLDNDPHEEVSEHTPNTCHLIDSLVSLEHKDILPRPDDQHHSHTFTCYKKAASKCRFGAPFWPMTHTRVLLPMSTDDERRKLYQDIFHNMHDHLETRSYDSLEAFLAAHDMDETRYLDVIRAGIKRPMVFLKRRIDQIWVSPFNPYIGTKLRSNMDLQYILEEYSCATYVLDYINKTNRGVSDLHRKLIQLREQYPDADYTDTLKKLGMDVLNSVEMSSQEAAWYLLRLAMSKSSRDIVFIPSCWYDERQRVKKTRAQLRALDDEDTNVWKETCIEKYERRPPHLEDVTLSQFSAHYYNKRDGSYARRSVPRVIRYIGYDPAKQRDYQREIVLLNHPFRSEVADILDCDKFATIYNDNKVLLHERMQEFCSNLDIQKTLQICEALHAAEPYEAHETSALHAGAVIGKRNAAEAELEQHELRTKMMRPNNDDICEAAKTKLSAVVKKRDNVMSAEEFRYKFRMVNRGQYKLLLHCMHCLIPYGEGHSLPPLQIFLTGPAGSGKTFVMRLMMDIVNRLCTSDDNTNAYIACASTGKAATAIDGTTIHSAFRIVQARRHGPGMNVDTVSMYRSGMRDVVAVFVDEVSMIGADILIEVNRRLQQICFRFDVPFGGLHMILCGDLRQLPPVRARPIYKRDTKSLAGSETIWQMLNFYPFTEVMRQSDVAFSTVLTKIGDGDRLTQEETDFIESRFVTKSEAEQCCPDAIRLFLKNCDVTAYNNMVLSRNSDVFTSVAKDVMIGYKDANQEASMRSKIHKMTVAETAGLAYKVSLVPEKKYMITANIDVADGLTNGSMCTLKHIELQEDGLLHRVPVLPDASSSL